In one Triticum urartu cultivar G1812 unplaced genomic scaffold, Tu2.1 TuUngrouped_contig_3099, whole genome shotgun sequence genomic region, the following are encoded:
- the LOC125527158 gene encoding senescence-specific cysteine protease SAG39-like, with the protein MAKHGRKYKDDAEKALRFQVFKANSELVARSNADGTKKYHLAVNKFADLTSKEFAASYTGFKPAPPGPKMLPGFKYKNVSLSAADEQGVDWRTTGALTGVKYQGRCGCCWAFSAAAAVETTGQMVSLLEQQLLDCTTENHGCGGGFMTSAFEYIVDNGGITTEDAYPYVTAQGRCDSDATQPAATIRGYQVVPANNEDALAAAVANQPVSVGIDGKQPSFQMYNGGNMTGDACGTEINHAVTLVGYGVEQDGTSYWLIKNSWGQNWREGGYMKLQRGTGACGVDMLASYPVA; encoded by the exons ATGGCCAAGCACGGGCGCAAGTACAAGGATGACGCAGAGAAGGCGCTGCGCTTCCAGGTGTTCAAAGCCAACTCCGAGCTTGTCGCCAGGTCCAACGCCGATGGCACCAAGAAGTACCACCTGGCCGTCAACAAGTTCGCCGACCTGACCAGCAAGGAGTTCGCCGCCAGCTACACCGGGTTCAAGCCCGCGCCACCGGGACCCAAGATGCTGCCGGGATTCAAGTACAAGAACGTCAGCCTCTCCGCCGCCGACGAGCAGGGCGTTGACTGGAGGACCACAGGCGCACTTACCGGTGTAAAGTACCAAGGACGGTGT GGATGCTGCTGGGCCTTCTCTGCGGCGGCTGCCGTGGAGACCACCGGCCAGATGGTCTCCCTCTTAGAGCAGCAGCTGCTCGACTGCACCACCGAGAACCACGGGTGCGGCGGCGGCTTCATGACCTCTGCCTTCGAGTACATAGTGGACAACGGAGGCATCACCACCGAGGACGCCTACCCATACGTCACGGCCCAAGGCAGGTGCGACTCCGATGCCACGCAGCCGGCCGCCACCATCCGCGGCTACCAGGTCGTGCCCGCCAACAACGAGGACGCGCTTGCCGCCGCCGTCGCTAACCAGCCCGTGTCCGTCGGCATCGATGGAAAGCAGCCGAGCTTCCAGATGTACAATGGCGGCAACATGACCGGCGACGCCTGCGGCACAGAAATTAACCACGCGGTCACCCTGGTGGGCTACGGTGTCGAGCAGGATGGGACAAGCTACTGGCTCATCAAGAACTCGTGGGGCCAAAACTGGAGAGAAGGAGGCTACATGAAGCTCCAGAGAGGCACGGGCGCCTGCGGCGTTGACATGCTGGCATCTTACCCTGTCGCATGA